In Acidobacteriota bacterium, the DNA window CGCCCACCGACCTTTGCGCGGCTTCGCTCGCGGCCTGCGCGGCGACGACGCTGAGCCTCTTCGCCACCCGCTCCGGGATCCCGCTCACGGGCGTGTCGTTCTCCGTCGAGAAGCACATGACGCCGGAGCCTCCGCGGCGGATCGCAAGACTCGTCCTCACGCTCACGATCGACTCGCCGTGCGGCGACGAGGACTACGGGAAGCTCGTCAACGCGGCAAAGACGTGCCCGGTGCGGCGCTCGCTTCACCCGGACGTCGTCGTCGACGAGACGTACGCCCGCGCCTGAGCGGCGCGGTCACGCGACGGGCCGGAACGTCCCCGTCGGGCTGAGCGGGATCAAATCGCCCTCGATCTCGAAACCGGCCTCGGCCCACGCGTCCAGACCACCCTCGAGAGGGCGGACGAGCCGGAGCCCGCGATCCATGAAGAGGCGTGCCACACGGGCCGCCGAGGCTTCGTTGGGTCACGTGCAGTAGAGGATGATCTCCCGATCCGCGGGCAGGAGCGCGACGTGCGCGTCGAGGTCCTCGAGGTCGATCGTGAGCGCCCCTGGGATCCGGCGCGGGTCGCGCAGGCGCGCGTTCTTCGAACGCACGTCCACGACGACGGGCGCTTCGCCCGCGTCCATGAGCGACCTGAGGTCCGCGACGCGGATGCGCGCCATCCTGAGAAAGCGGTAGAACCGGCGCCGCTGATGCCACTTGAAGAGGATGTAGAGGC includes these proteins:
- a CDS encoding OsmC family protein, which produces MSVLITGKLVSPTATELDHDPSHARVPTQAPKDNGGDGSSFSPTDLCAASLAACAATTLSLFATRSGIPLTGVSFSVEKHMTPEPPRRIARLVLTLTIDSPCGDEDYGKLVNAAKTCPVRRSLHPDVVVDETYARA